ATGCATTCCGTGACCGTCGTCAGAAAAAACGTGATTTCCGTAAATTATGGATCACTCGTATCAACGCAGCTGCACGTATCAACGGTCTTTCTTACAGCCGTTTAATGCATGGTCTTAAGCTTGCTGGTATCGAAGTTAACCGCAAAATGCTTGCTGATCTTGCTGTAACTGATGCACAAGCATTCGCACAATTAGCAGATGCTGCTAAACAACAATTCAATAAGTAATTATTGATTAAAATGCCATTCTCGTTTTGCGAGGGTGGTTTTTTTGTTGTTTTGTTTTGGGGAGTGGATTCTTTCGGTGATTGTGCCCGTAAGCTGCGAAAAGAGGTGAGGAGGTAACAATCAACGCATGATCGTACCCGATAGCCCATGAAAAGAGGAGAAGAGGTAACGATCAAAATCTGATTGTACCCGCCAACCCTAGAAAACAGGAGGAGAGGTAACGATCAAAGTCTGATCGTGCCCGCCAACCCTCGAAAACAGGTGAAGAGGTAACAATCATCGCCAAAAAGCTCAATGCAAG
The DNA window shown above is from Bacillus sp. T3 and carries:
- the rplT gene encoding 50S ribosomal protein L20 → MPRVKGGTVTRKRRKKVLKLAKGYFGSKHTLYKVANQQVMKSLQYAFRDRRQKKRDFRKLWITRINAAARINGLSYSRLMHGLKLAGIEVNRKMLADLAVTDAQAFAQLADAAKQQFNK